The segment TCGATGACGTTCGTGGCTACAAGAATAATTACATCTCACCCCGGGAAGATGATGACAAAGTTGGTGGCAACAAGGTTTTCTTTACCAACTTCGAATACCTTTTCCCCATCATGGACGAACTGGGAGTCATGGGCTTGGCCTTCTTTGACGCAGGTGAAGTCTGGGCCAAGGGCGACGAACTCGACTTTGATCTCAAGAAGAGTGTTGGTTGCGGCATTCGCTGGTACTCCCCCATGGGCCCATTGCGCCTGGAGTACGGCTATGCACTGGATACGATCGAGGAACAGGGCAGCAAGAGCCGCCTGGAGTTTTCTATCGGTCAGTTCTTCTAGGCCGCGATAATTGGAAATGATTAAGCAATGTTCAACAATCGAGGAATCAATGCGTAAGCTTTTGTTTGCTATTATTGCCGTGGTGATGCTTGCCCCGGCTGCTCAGGCAGCCACGAAAGGACCTGTGGCTATTGTGAATGTGCCCATGGTTATTCGCGAGTGCGAGCAGGGTAAGCAGGTGCGGGATCAACTCAAGGCGACCTTCAAGAGCACTCAGACCGAAATGGACAGGCAGAAGGCTGAACTCGAGAAGCTTCGTGACGAGCTCCAGAAGCAGGGCATCGTGTTGTCTCAGGAAGCCAAGGTCGACAAGGAAATCGAATTCAAGCGCAAGGTTCGTGATTATCAGGATGGTCTGCGTAATTTCCAGCGCAAGTTTAAGGCTGAAGAGAGCAAGCTTTCCAAACCTCTGTTGGATGTCATTGTCGAAACTCTGAAAAGCTACGGCAAGAAGCACGGGTTGGGTATGATTCTGGATGCTCAAGCTGGCATTCTTTATGCCGATGACAAGGCTGACATCACCAATGAGATTATCGTCGAGGTCAACAAGGCTTCCAAGGCGAAAAAGTAAGACTGGACGACGGCAACGCGTATGAGAATCAGACTGTCAGAATTGGCCGGAAAGTTGGGCCTCACTCTGGTGGGGCAGGATTGTGAAATCTCCGGAGTCGGGACTCTTGAGTCTGCGGGACCCGAGGATGTGACCTTTCTGGCCAATCCGAAATACGACGCACTTTTGGCGACATCTAAAGCTGCTGCGGTCATTTGTACCGAGGAGCATGCTGACCGGGTGGCTTCGGCCCTTGTCAGTGCAAATCCTTATCTGGATTTTGCCCGGTTGCTCAATCTGTTCACACCGCAGCAGGGGAGCCTGAGTGGTATCAACGACGCCGCTTATGTCGACCCCGAGGCCAGTGTTGACGAAAGTGCAGATATCTACCCCTTTGCCTTCGTGGCCAGGGGAGCGAGCATCGGCCCCCGCACCAAGGTCTTCCCTGGCAGTTATGTTGGGGATGGCTGCGTTGTCGGTGCCGACTGTACGTTGTACCCCAATGTAACGCTGATGGCAGGTACCGTCCTTGGCGACCGGGTGATGATTCATTCCGGTGCCGTGCTTGGGAGTGACGGGTTTGGCTATGTGCCGACCCCGGCTGGCCGCGAGAAGATTCCCCAGGTCGGGACCGTGCTGGTTGAGGATGACGTTGAGATTGGTGCCAATACCACCATTGACCGCGCCATGCTCGAAAAGACTCTGATCGGCGGCGGCACGAAGATCGACAACCTTGTACAGATCGCCCACAATTGTACTTTCGGAAAAAACTGTACCATCGTCTCACAGGTTGGGATCGCAGGCAGTTGTACCGTTGGCAGCAATGTGATCATGGCTGGCAAGGCCGGTCTGGCCGACCATCTGGACATTGGTGATGACGTCGTCATCGGACCCAAATGCGGTGTGCGCGTGTCTATTCCCGATGGCAAGCGCATGGGCGGGCACCCTGCCATGGAGTATGGAACCTACATGCGCCATATGTCCCTGGCCCCCAAAATTCCCGATTTGTTCAAGCGGGTAAAGAAACTCGAAAAAGAATTGACCGCCCTGCTTGCGGCGTCAGACGAGGGAGACAACTAATGAGCGAACTCCCCCAATTTGTGGATATTCAGCAGATTTTTGAATTGCTTCCTCACCGTTATCCTTTCCTGATGGTGGACCGAGTGACGGAAGTCGTTCCCGGTGAATCCCTGAAGGCGTTCAAGAATGTCACAGTGAATGAGCCCTTTTTTCAGGGTCATTTCCCTGGTTTGCCAGTGATGCCTGGCGTGCTGATGTGCGAGGCGCTGGCTCAGGCTGGCGGATTGCTGGCACTGCTTTCCGATGAGGAAATGTCCAAAGGCGATAATGTCTTCCTGTTTACGGGCATCGACAAGGTTCGATTCCGTCGTCGGGTGGTTCCTGGTGACAAACTTGATCTTGAAGTCTTCGATATGAAGCGCAAGATGAACCTGATCAAGATGAGCGGCAAGGCACTGGTCAATGGCGAGCTCGCCTGCCAGGGTATTATGTCTGCTGCCATTGTGAATAGAGAGGATATGTAGTGGCCAACCAGATTCATCCTACTGCAGTGGTGGACCCGGGCGCGAAGCTTGGGGACAACGTGACCATTGGTCCGTATGCCATTATCGAATCCGATACCGAGATCGGTGACGGGACCCGCATCGATGCCTTTGCCCAGATCAAGCGCTATACGAGCATGGGGGCGAATAACGTCATCCATTCCAACGCGTTGATCGGCGGTGAACCGCAGGATATGAAATTCAAGGATGCCGATACACGCGTGGTCATGGGTGACAACAACATCATCCGTGAATTCGTGACCGTGCATCGTGGAACCCCGGAAGGTCGCGGTGAGACCAGGATTGGATCGGGCTGCATGATCATGGCATATGCCCATGTGGCCCATGACTGTGTCTTGCATGATCACGCCATTCTGGTGAACTGCGTCATGCTGGCCGGCCATGTTGATATCGGTTCCCATGCCGTGGTCAGTGGAATGACTGGTGTGCATCAGTTTACGCGCATCGGTGATTACGCCTTCATTGGTGGAATGTCTGGCGTCTCTTTGGACGTGCCGCCCTATATCCACGCCACAGGGGTTCGCGGAGCCTTGCGGGGCTTGAACCTGATAGGGCTTCGTCGTGCAGGAATAGACCGCGCGAGTATCAAGGCCTTGAAACAGGCCTACACCACTATTTTCCGTTCCGGTATGGGGCGCAAGGAAGCCTTGGCTGAGGCCGAGGAGGTCCTGGGCGATGTTCCGGAGGTCATGAAGATGATCGAGTTCATCCGCAGCAGTGAACGCGGGGTGCACAGCGACATCGGTATGCGTAACGGTGATAAAGACAGTTAACCTTCAAGGCCGGGCGCAATCCCGGCTTTTTTTGTGATGCTATGACCAAGACACTTGGAATTATTGCCGGTGGACGCAGGTTCCCCTTTATGGTGGCAGAGCGCGCACGTGAGGCTGGGATTCGCGTTGTGGCCGTGGGCTTTACCGGGAATACGGACCCAACACTGGCTGACCATGTTGATGTCTTTGAGATGGTGCATCTGGGACAGTTGTCCAAATGCATCAAATTCATGAAAGCCAATACGGCAGATTCGGTGGTCTTTGCCGGAGCTATCAACAAGCCCAAGGCCATGGATATCCGCCCCGATCTGTTGGCGGCCAAACTGTTGTTCAAGCTCAAGGGCAAAGGTGACGACGCCATTCTGTCCACCGTCCTCGATGTGTTCGAGTCGCATGGATTGAACGTGGGTGATCCCCTTGAATTTGTGCCCGGGTTGGCTACCCCAGAAGGTGCGCTGACCTCCAGGCAACCAACACGCGATGATCTTGAGGACCTCCGATTTGCCTGGCCCAAGGCCAAGGCCATTGGAGAGATGGATATCGGTCAGTCCCTGCTGGTCAAAGCTGGAATCGTATTGGCTGTCGAAGGGCCGGAGGGCACCGACGCCGCCATTCTGCGTGCGGGTGAGTTGTCCTCAAAAGGGTGCGTGCTCTGCAAGGTTTACAAGCCTGGGCAGGATATGCGTATCGACAGGCCCGCAGCAGGGTTGAATACCGTTCGGTCCATGATCGAGGCTGGTGGTACCTGTATCGGTATCGAAGCCGGGCGATCCATCTTTTTTGAACAGGACGAAGCCGTGGCTCTGGCAGAGAAGCATGGCGTCTCCATTATTGGCCTTTCCTCTGAAATCCTAGGTCTCGGTTCCTAAGTCGTCCATTATTGTCCGATGGCATAAGGCCGGACAGGAAATATCCTGTCCGGCCTTTTTTGATCCTGGGGTGTATGTCGGTGCATGCCACCTTTGCTGGTTCAGACGTCTATTTATCGTCAGAATTTCATGGTGGCGGTGGTCAGACCGTGTACGGGCAGAATGGTCCCTGCCATGGCTTTGATTTTTTGGATGTTGTCATAGGCCGCAAAGGCGTCACAGTGGACACCTGGGCAAATGGCGGGGCCGTTGGCAGGGAAGTTCTTCTCGTTGCAACAGAAGCCGGGCATGATCACCGGCTCGGAAGCCGTTTCAATAATCACGGTCTGGCAACCGGGAGAGTGGCCGGGAGTCAGCAGGCAACGGATGCCGGGTACCGGTTCTGCGTCGCCATCCAGGGTTTCGAACTCGATGTCTTCGATGAAGTACTCGTCGTAGCGATGATCCAGAGGGTGGGGCGCCTTGCAGAAGTCCAGTTCGATCTGCTGGACGATGTGCCGGGCTTTGGTGAACAGTCGGTTGTTGCCGCAGTGATCGTCGTGCAGATGGGTGTTGATGATGATATCTACATCGTCCGGGGCTACCCCCTGAGTTTCAAGTGCTTCGGTCAGTGTTGTTACATGAAGGCCTGTGTCTTCGGTAAAGCCTGCAGGTTCCATGACCTCGTCTTCATCCAAACCGGTATCAATAAGAATGGTACGGCCTTCGCCGCGTACAAGCAGGGAATAGATGGGCAGCCAAATCGGTTGGCCGTACCCCTGCTGGTAGGTCATGATTCCCTGGTCGGGGTTGCGAACACCTGTGAGTAGAGGTGTAACAGTGTAGGGCATGGGCGATCTCCTTTATACTAGGGCAGAATGTCAGTTGTGGTTCCAAAGGTTCCATTGAATACGAACTCGGACAGCGTTCTACGCTGGCGAGGTGCGGATTCCATGGTTTTGAGATCTTCAGGAAGATGTATTGGGTCGCCAGGATACCCCAAGGCAATAGCGGCAACGGGGTCGAATTCATCGGGGATGGAAAAGGCAGTACGGGCCTTGTCCTTGTTGAAACCGGCCATCTGATGGACGAAGATTCCTACGGACACGGCCTGTATGCTGAGTTGAGCCACGGCCTGACCCACATCGTGCAGGGCATGCTGGTTGGGTTTGCCGCTTTGCGCGAATGATGTTCGCGCGACGGAAAGCATCAACACGGGGGCGCTTGTGGCCCACTTCTGGTTGCCGGGGAGCAGGCAGTTGAACATTTTTTCATAGAGTTCCTGAGCACTCTTTTCG is part of the Desulfovibrio ferrophilus genome and harbors:
- the fabZ gene encoding 3-hydroxyacyl-ACP dehydratase FabZ; the protein is MSELPQFVDIQQIFELLPHRYPFLMVDRVTEVVPGESLKAFKNVTVNEPFFQGHFPGLPVMPGVLMCEALAQAGGLLALLSDEEMSKGDNVFLFTGIDKVRFRRRVVPGDKLDLEVFDMKRKMNLIKMSGKALVNGELACQGIMSAAIVNREDM
- a CDS encoding LpxI family protein, which gives rise to MTKTLGIIAGGRRFPFMVAERAREAGIRVVAVGFTGNTDPTLADHVDVFEMVHLGQLSKCIKFMKANTADSVVFAGAINKPKAMDIRPDLLAAKLLFKLKGKGDDAILSTVLDVFESHGLNVGDPLEFVPGLATPEGALTSRQPTRDDLEDLRFAWPKAKAIGEMDIGQSLLVKAGIVLAVEGPEGTDAAILRAGELSSKGCVLCKVYKPGQDMRIDRPAAGLNTVRSMIEAGGTCIGIEAGRSIFFEQDEAVALAEKHGVSIIGLSSEILGLGS
- a CDS encoding OmpH family outer membrane protein, producing MRKLLFAIIAVVMLAPAAQAATKGPVAIVNVPMVIRECEQGKQVRDQLKATFKSTQTEMDRQKAELEKLRDELQKQGIVLSQEAKVDKEIEFKRKVRDYQDGLRNFQRKFKAEESKLSKPLLDVIVETLKSYGKKHGLGMILDAQAGILYADDKADITNEIIVEVNKASKAKK
- the lpxD gene encoding UDP-3-O-(3-hydroxymyristoyl)glucosamine N-acyltransferase, coding for MRIRLSELAGKLGLTLVGQDCEISGVGTLESAGPEDVTFLANPKYDALLATSKAAAVICTEEHADRVASALVSANPYLDFARLLNLFTPQQGSLSGINDAAYVDPEASVDESADIYPFAFVARGASIGPRTKVFPGSYVGDGCVVGADCTLYPNVTLMAGTVLGDRVMIHSGAVLGSDGFGYVPTPAGREKIPQVGTVLVEDDVEIGANTTIDRAMLEKTLIGGGTKIDNLVQIAHNCTFGKNCTIVSQVGIAGSCTVGSNVIMAGKAGLADHLDIGDDVVIGPKCGVRVSIPDGKRMGGHPAMEYGTYMRHMSLAPKIPDLFKRVKKLEKELTALLAASDEGDN
- a CDS encoding nitroreductase family protein, with the translated sequence MHVKTASTDYPVLNTIRDRWSPRAFANRPVAREDLLSILEAARWAPSCYNDQPWFFILAEKSAQELYEKMFNCLLPGNQKWATSAPVLMLSVARTSFAQSGKPNQHALHDVGQAVAQLSIQAVSVGIFVHQMAGFNKDKARTAFSIPDEFDPVAAIALGYPGDPIHLPEDLKTMESAPRQRRTLSEFVFNGTFGTTTDILP
- the lpxA gene encoding acyl-ACP--UDP-N-acetylglucosamine O-acyltransferase → MANQIHPTAVVDPGAKLGDNVTIGPYAIIESDTEIGDGTRIDAFAQIKRYTSMGANNVIHSNALIGGEPQDMKFKDADTRVVMGDNNIIREFVTVHRGTPEGRGETRIGSGCMIMAYAHVAHDCVLHDHAILVNCVMLAGHVDIGSHAVVSGMTGVHQFTRIGDYAFIGGMSGVSLDVPPYIHATGVRGALRGLNLIGLRRAGIDRASIKALKQAYTTIFRSGMGRKEALAEAEEVLGDVPEVMKMIEFIRSSERGVHSDIGMRNGDKDS
- a CDS encoding N-acyl homoserine lactonase family protein, with the protein product MPYTVTPLLTGVRNPDQGIMTYQQGYGQPIWLPIYSLLVRGEGRTILIDTGLDEDEVMEPAGFTEDTGLHVTTLTEALETQGVAPDDVDIIINTHLHDDHCGNNRLFTKARHIVQQIELDFCKAPHPLDHRYDEYFIEDIEFETLDGDAEPVPGIRCLLTPGHSPGCQTVIIETASEPVIMPGFCCNEKNFPANGPAICPGVHCDAFAAYDNIQKIKAMAGTILPVHGLTTATMKF